Genomic window (Alteromonas pelagimontana):
TCACTGCAAGAATCTGTGACAGAGTTCAGTTTTCATGTCGAGACCACTACCGTTAATGGCGATGTGGTCGAAGCGAACGAACCTACAAAGTTCATTTACCGGTAAAAATAAAAAGAGATTATGACAGATTTTGCCTTTTCAGGTTTAAGCCCTGATGCTGTTCTTGATGCACTGGAATCCTGCGGTATTTACCCAGAATCCGGTTTGCTGGCGCTAAATAGTTACGAGAATCGCGTCTATCAATTTGTTACTGACGATGCGCGACGATTGGTGGTGAAGTTTTATCGTCCCCAACGCTGGACAGACACACAAATTCAGGAAGAGCATGACTTTGCTCTGGAGCTGGCGGCCAACGACATTCCCATGGTGCCGCCAATGAAAATTGGCGGCCACACACTCCATCATGCCAATGGCTTTCGCTTTGCGGTATTTCCTTCTGTTGGAGGGAGGCAATTTGAAGTGGATAATCTTGACCAGTTGGAATGGATGGGAAGATTTATCGGCCGTATCCATCGGGTAGCACAGGCGCAGCCATTTGCTACCCGCCCTACGTTAGATGTGGCTTCTTATCTGAAAAAGCCTCGTGAAGAGCTACAGCACAGCCAGCTACTACCGAGTCACCTGCGTACTGCATTCTTTGCCATTCTCGACCCGGTTATTTCCGCTACCACCGCGGCCTATCGGTGCGATGACAGCAGCCAGATACGTCTTCACGGTGATTGTCATCCGGGTAATATCCTGTGGCGGGATGGGCCCATGTTTGTGGATCTGGATGATTGCCGTATGGGTCCCGCCATACAGGATTTATGGATGATGCTGTGTGGCGATAGACAACAACAAATGTTGCAGCTTGATGTTTTAATAGAAGCGTATGAAGAATTCAACGACTTCGACCGCAAGCAATTGGCGCTGATAGAACCTTTGCGTGCCATGCGGATGGTGCATTATATGGCGTGGTTATCGGCGCGCTGGCAAGACCCGGCCTTTCCACGTGCGTTTCCCTGGTTTGCCGAAGACAAATACTGGGAAGGTCAAATCCTCGCATTGAAAGAGCAAATGTCAGCCCTTCAGGAAAAGCCTCTCACCCAAGGCTTCTAAAAATCTCTCATAGTAGCCCCTTGCGGCACTTGATTACGGGATTGGTATCACTCTAAGTTGGAAAGATTTGGAATAAGACTTACCTTTCTATCCAACTTTCAATTAGTTATACTCCGCGGCGTTTTAGGTGCCTGCCTCTGGCAGGGTAAACGGGAAATCAGTAGAAGCTGATGCTGCCCCCGCAACGGTAAACTCAAGTAACCTTTTCGTTACTTTTATGCATCACCGCAGACCGCCCGGTCGGCGAACAACCACTATAGCGTTGGAAATACATTATCCGCTATGGGAAGGGATGTATATCCGCGTCTCGATACGCTGTGAGTAAGCCCGGATACCGGCCTGGAGACACGCCGTCAGCCTTGTCTGACTCAAGACAGTTTATTGTGCTCGGGTGGAGCACTGAAACGAGAGACACCATGAAAATCACATTAACTTCCCGGTTGCTGCCCAAAGCAACTGCCATTGCCTGTGTATTGGCTTCAGCCTCAGCACTGGCGCAAACTTCCAATAACGATAATATTGAAACGCTGACTATCACCGGCTCCCGTTTACCTATTGAGCTTAATCAGGTGGCGGCCTCAACATCCGTGCTTTCCGAAGATGAAATTCGACGTTCTGGTGCAGTGCAGTTAACAGACTTGCTGCGCTCGTTGCCTGGCGTCACCATTGCACAGTCGGGCAGCCCCGGCGCGTTGGCAGAAATCCGGGTTCGTGGCAGCGAGAGCAATCACCTGCTGGTGCTGATCGACGGTGTTGTGGCCAACGACATCGGCCAAGGCAGTTTAATTGACTTAGCCCATTTAACTGCCGCCAACGTCACTCGCATCGAACTACTGCGTGGCCCGCAAAGTGCTCTCTGGGGTAGCGGCGCTATCGGCGGCGTACTCAGCATTACCACTAAGGGCGCTGCCACACAAAACTCCCAGAGCGTAGGGGGTACATTTGCAGTCGGTAGCCGCGAAACAACTAGAGTCAATCTTAACGCATCGGGTAACCAGGAAGATTTTAGCTATTCGGCATTTGCTGACTGGTTCGAAACCAATGGCGACAACGTTGCTCGCGATGGGGATGAAGACGACAGTTATCGCAATATTACTACCGGCGGTGGCATTGCCTGGCGCGCGACGGACGAACACACGTTTTCGGCTAATGTTCGTATAGTAGATTACGCGAATGACTATGACAGCACAGACTTTAGCACCGGCTTGCCAGCAGACGCAGACAATGTAACTGACGGGCAGCAAATCAGCACCCAGTTAAGCTGGCTATTGGCGCCGTCGAACTCTGATTATTCCAGCGAATTAAAGCTTCAGTTCCGTGAAGATGAAAACAGCAATACTACCAGCGGTACAGATGCTGGAAGCACTACTGGTAAACGTCAGCAAGTTATCTGGGTAAATCGTTACCAGGTAAACGACTGGCAGTTGGCTGGCGGGCTTGAATATCTGCAACGGCTTTTCGAGCAACGTGGAGCTACTGACTACGGCGATCCTAATCAGGATCAGCATGACACCACGGTCAGCGCCTTTGGCGAGGCTGGTTCTGAACTGACCGACGATGTTTTTGCTACTTTCAGTGCACGTTTTGACAACAATAGCGAGTTCGATAATGCAGTAAGTTATCGCGCAGGATTAACATGGGAAGTTACCAGAAACTATTCTTTGTTTGGTAGCTTGGGTAAAGCCATTAAAACGCCTACTTTTACTGAGCGCTTCGGCTATTATCCGCAATCATTTGTGGGAAACCCAGAGCTGAAACCGGAAACCAGCCGCGAGTGGGAAGTTGGTGCGCGTGCCCGCTGGACCTCAGCATGGTCTGGAGAAGCCAGTTATTTCAACGCCCGTCTTGAAGACGAAATTAACGGCTATGTTTACGATCCGGAACTGCTTGCCAGCACCGCCAAAAACATTCTGGGTGAAAGTCGTCGTGAAGGCATAGATACAGAGCTCAATTATCAGGGCAGTAGTTTCGCCGTGCGACTGGCGTACAGCTATCTGGATGCCACTCAAGATGAAGCAGAAATTACTGAGCTTCGCCGCGCACAACATGTTGGCTCTGTTACCGTAAGTGGCGATTTACCCGTTGCCGGACTGGGGGCTTACGTAAAACTTGCTTATACCGGCAGCCGGGACGATATGTACTACCCGCCGTATCCTGAACCTGCTACCACTGTCGGCTTGAAGCCTTACACGTTAGCCAGTGTTAATGTGACGTACCAGCTAGCGCCTCAGTGGCAAGCGGCGCTGCGGATAGACAACGCTTTAGGCGAAGATTACGAAGATATCTATGGTTATGCTGGTGAAAAGCGCCGCGCACTATTCAGTATCAGCTATCAGATGAATCCGTAGTAGCGGTTTTATCAGCCTCGCTAAGCCGGGATAACCCTCACAGTCGCGTGCTTGTGGGGGTTTTATGTTTCTAAATCCTTCGCAATTTTTTGCGCCACATCCGCGCAGTAATCCAGGCCGGAAAAGTCAGGGTTCAATCCGCTGATATAAGGCACAGCCATAATATAAGTTTTAGCCGACGTGGCGCGTTTTCCATCTAAAAGCTGGTAACTGGCAGAAATATCAGCCCCTCCAATAAGTCGATAATAAACACTGGCGTTTGCATCAAATTCAACCTCTTTTGGCGTAAGCTGCTTATCCCGCGCCCCGTTTTTAGAATATTGATACGCTACCTTTGCTGGCCTAACTCTGCCGCTTTTTCTCATTGAAGGAAATGGAAATGCCGATAGCGGCTGAGGAGATTGCCCGATGCAGTCTATAAACGTTTGATAATGCTGCTCAACGGTTTCGTCCCGTCTATTTTTATACCGGTAGTAAATATTATTGTCTACAACCTTTACGTCGCTTGATGTGCCCACCGATATCATGGACAACGCTCCTGCTGAATGAAGAGCCAAAAGACGCTGACATGAATGCTGCGGAATATTAGCGATAGCAATAGCGATTAAAGGCTGCAGATGTTCGTTCATGCGTTGGGTATCTTCCGCACTTAAATATCGCGCAAGCGGGTTCAATGCGTAACTAAAAACGGCAAGACACTCCTTCCAGACAATTGACACTTTATGCAACATCGACATTTCAGCTTGCAAATATTCCACTTTGAACAGGGTAAATGGATCAAATGCTTCTCGAGAGGACAACATCTGCTGAACGAAGCCTTCGATGTTTTTATTCGCTATTTTCTTAAAACTTGCGGCATCCCTGTTTGCTACCTGCTTTTTGAAGTTGTGCTCAAACAAAAAATCCAGCGATAAAAATCCGCTATTCTCCTGCCTATGGGCCTCTAGCTCTACTTCGGTTAACAAACCATCCGTGTTAAGTAATGGCGAATCCAGATGATATCGGATGCTGGGCATTAAACCTCCCAATGCGTGCATTACGATTTCAAACTGCTGACACTGCGGATGTTTTTCATATTTTAATTGCCCATTGGCAGCGTGATAAAACTCGCCATTGGCAACAGCAAGCGTACTGATTGCGTCAATTGCCGTTAACGAACAGCCTCGCAGCGCCACCGCATGATTCCGCTGGTGTCGAAGTTTTATTGGCGGGTAAGGCGAATCGAAATAACCCGCGACGCTTTGTTCTTGCTTTCGCGGCCAGGTATGGCCTGTGCAAATAGCGGCGGCGGTAAAGCCAGCATAATCGCCTTCCTTCAATATTATGCAGTGCCTATTCTCGGCATCAATTTTTACATCAATAACTGTAGCTTCATAATGCACCCGAATATCAATTCCGGCCTGTTTTGCCTTATTCACCAATGCAGAAAATTGCGCTTCTAAATAAGCGCCCATAAGCAGCCGAGGAACAATGGTTTCTTCGGTCAGACATTGCTTATTAATACTATAAGAAGCAAGCATGGTGTCAGACTGCTCAAACAGCCACTGCACAAGAGATTGCGGCAGTGCAGGGAGTTCACTTGATGAGACATTCGCCAGATGCTCCTTTAAAGCCCCTGCATTACCATAAGGCATACCCCGGCCCAATGTGCTGCGCTTTTCGAAAATATCTATCCGCCGGAAGCCTGACTTGCCGAGTAACAGGTAATGAAGTAAATACAGAGCGCTAGGCCCACCGCCAATTATTGCCAGAGACTGGAAAGATACTGCTTTCAAAAATGGTATCCGCTATAAGTTAATATCGCTGGGCGGAAGTAAACTTTCGCCGTGCGTTTGTAGTTACCAGTAATACCAAGCCGTAGTTATAATTGATCACTCGGTGAGTCCTGAAAAGCCCTTCAATTTAGTCAAACGAAGAAACCAAATAAATACATCGTGGTGGTACTTTTTCGCTTTCAAACAACGCTGAGTAAGGGTCTTCACATGAAAAAACGCGAGCAGAATTTAAACAAAAAGCGAAGATTTCTTAGCCCAACTTGTGGAGCAGGAATGGGCAGGCACGCTGAACTAGCAGTAAATGTCCGGAATTTGCAGTGGATGATTTATAAAAAGCACCAAGGTGCAAGCGCCCACGTATTTACCGTTAACCTCCAGCAACCGGGTACTTGTCGCGTAAGCTAGGCGAAGCTTTTTTGCTGTGGTAATCTTAAGTCAATCACGCCGAAAGGAAATCTGAAAGAATGAAAAAATTTGCAGCACTCATCATATTGGCTCTGCTTTTACCACTACAAGCATGTGCCCAGGAACAAAAGTGGAAAGAAGGTGAGCATTATAAGATATTGGATGAACCGGCAACGGATTCTCCCCAGATAAAGGAGTTCTTCTCTTACTGGTGCCCGCATTGCTATCAATTTGAGCCGCTGGTGGCGCAAATTAAGAAGAAGCTGAGTGACGACACTGAGTTTACTAAAATTCATGTAAATTTCATGGGTTTTACGAGTCCTGAAATTCAGGATGACGCTACCCGCGCCTTAATGATTGCCCGAGCGATTAAACAAGAAGATGCTATGAATGAGGCTATCTTCAATTATATTCATAAGCAAAATGCCAGCGTTACCGGCTTAAAAGATCTTCGTAATATATTTGTAGTTAACGGCGTCGACGCTGCGGAGTTCGATAAGTTAGCATCGAGCTTTGGTGTAAACAGCATGCTGAAAAAGAATAACCAGAAAATCGACCAGTACCGTCAGTACCTCAAAGGCGTACCGAGCTTTATAGTTAACGGTCGCTATCAACCCACATTTACCCGCGATATGACAACAGATGATATCGTTGAACTTATTGTGTGGCTAAGCGAGCAGAAGTAACTGCTCAGGCTTGCACAGAACGCGCCTAAAGGGCGCGTTTTTTATAGCGCTTTTATAAAGGAAACATTATGGAATTTGTAGACGCCCATGCATCGTTTATTCAGGAGCTGGATAAACTAAAAGCGGTGAAAAGACAGGTTAGGCTACCTGTCGATGCTAACCGGCAGGAAAACAGCGCTGAGCATAGCTGGCACGTGGCGTTAATGACCACAGTCCTTGCAGAATATGCCGCAGAGCCCATCAATATTGCCAGAGTGGTGCAAATGATTCTGATCCATGATCTGGTAGAAATTGACGCTGGCGATATGTTTGCCTTTGCTGAAGCCAGCGATCATGCCGAGCAAGAGCTGAAGGAACTTGCCGCAGCTAAACGTATTTTCGGTATTTTGCCTGAAGCGCAAGGCCAGGCTTATCTAAAATTATGGCTCGAATTTGAAGCCGCCATTACCGCTGATGCGCAATTCGCCAAATGTATGGATCGTGTACTTCCTGTTTTTCAGAATATGCGAGCTGGAGGCGGAAGCTGGACCCGACATAAGGTTACCAGAGAAAAAATTATTAACCGAAACGCCCTTCTTGAATCTGCTGCCCCCGCCCTGTGGCGCTATGTTAATCAGCAACTGAATATCGCTGTGGAAAAGGGCTGGTTACAACAATAGTTTGCTCCTTTCGCTTTGCTGTCAAGCCAGCATACGTTGCCAGTCTTCCGGATGATTGATGTTTAGTAGTTGCTCGCTACGCCATTGCTCAGCCGGTAACGCCGCAGCCTGGTTTAGCGCAATTAGCTCGCGCAGCGATAATGAATCATTATGGGCAAAGTGCGCTTTGGCGACAGTAACGAAGGCCGGCTCCATCTTTAATACCAATGGCATCATATTACCCCTGATGTAACAGCCACTTTCATAATGTAACGCCAGGTTAA
Coding sequences:
- a CDS encoding serine/threonine protein kinase; the encoded protein is MTDFAFSGLSPDAVLDALESCGIYPESGLLALNSYENRVYQFVTDDARRLVVKFYRPQRWTDTQIQEEHDFALELAANDIPMVPPMKIGGHTLHHANGFRFAVFPSVGGRQFEVDNLDQLEWMGRFIGRIHRVAQAQPFATRPTLDVASYLKKPREELQHSQLLPSHLRTAFFAILDPVISATTAAYRCDDSSQIRLHGDCHPGNILWRDGPMFVDLDDCRMGPAIQDLWMMLCGDRQQQMLQLDVLIEAYEEFNDFDRKQLALIEPLRAMRMVHYMAWLSARWQDPAFPRAFPWFAEDKYWEGQILALKEQMSALQEKPLTQGF
- a CDS encoding TonB-dependent receptor plug domain-containing protein; translated protein: MKITLTSRLLPKATAIACVLASASALAQTSNNDNIETLTITGSRLPIELNQVAASTSVLSEDEIRRSGAVQLTDLLRSLPGVTIAQSGSPGALAEIRVRGSESNHLLVLIDGVVANDIGQGSLIDLAHLTAANVTRIELLRGPQSALWGSGAIGGVLSITTKGAATQNSQSVGGTFAVGSRETTRVNLNASGNQEDFSYSAFADWFETNGDNVARDGDEDDSYRNITTGGGIAWRATDEHTFSANVRIVDYANDYDSTDFSTGLPADADNVTDGQQISTQLSWLLAPSNSDYSSELKLQFREDENSNTTSGTDAGSTTGKRQQVIWVNRYQVNDWQLAGGLEYLQRLFEQRGATDYGDPNQDQHDTTVSAFGEAGSELTDDVFATFSARFDNNSEFDNAVSYRAGLTWEVTRNYSLFGSLGKAIKTPTFTERFGYYPQSFVGNPELKPETSREWEVGARARWTSAWSGEASYFNARLEDEINGYVYDPELLASTAKNILGESRREGIDTELNYQGSSFAVRLAYSYLDATQDEAEITELRRAQHVGSVTVSGDLPVAGLGAYVKLAYTGSRDDMYYPPYPEPATTVGLKPYTLASVNVTYQLAPQWQAALRIDNALGEDYEDIYGYAGEKRRALFSISYQMNP
- a CDS encoding FAD/NAD(P)-binding protein, producing the protein MKAVSFQSLAIIGGGPSALYLLHYLLLGKSGFRRIDIFEKRSTLGRGMPYGNAGALKEHLANVSSSELPALPQSLVQWLFEQSDTMLASYSINKQCLTEETIVPRLLMGAYLEAQFSALVNKAKQAGIDIRVHYEATVIDVKIDAENRHCIILKEGDYAGFTAAAICTGHTWPRKQEQSVAGYFDSPYPPIKLRHQRNHAVALRGCSLTAIDAISTLAVANGEFYHAANGQLKYEKHPQCQQFEIVMHALGGLMPSIRYHLDSPLLNTDGLLTEVELEAHRQENSGFLSLDFLFEHNFKKQVANRDAASFKKIANKNIEGFVQQMLSSREAFDPFTLFKVEYLQAEMSMLHKVSIVWKECLAVFSYALNPLARYLSAEDTQRMNEHLQPLIAIAIANIPQHSCQRLLALHSAGALSMISVGTSSDVKVVDNNIYYRYKNRRDETVEQHYQTFIDCIGQSPQPLSAFPFPSMRKSGRVRPAKVAYQYSKNGARDKQLTPKEVEFDANASVYYRLIGGADISASYQLLDGKRATSAKTYIMAVPYISGLNPDFSGLDYCADVAQKIAKDLET
- a CDS encoding thiol:disulfide interchange protein DsbA/DsbL, with the protein product MKKFAALIILALLLPLQACAQEQKWKEGEHYKILDEPATDSPQIKEFFSYWCPHCYQFEPLVAQIKKKLSDDTEFTKIHVNFMGFTSPEIQDDATRALMIARAIKQEDAMNEAIFNYIHKQNASVTGLKDLRNIFVVNGVDAAEFDKLASSFGVNSMLKKNNQKIDQYRQYLKGVPSFIVNGRYQPTFTRDMTTDDIVELIVWLSEQK
- a CDS encoding HD domain-containing protein — encoded protein: MEFVDAHASFIQELDKLKAVKRQVRLPVDANRQENSAEHSWHVALMTTVLAEYAAEPINIARVVQMILIHDLVEIDAGDMFAFAEASDHAEQELKELAAAKRIFGILPEAQGQAYLKLWLEFEAAITADAQFAKCMDRVLPVFQNMRAGGGSWTRHKVTREKIINRNALLESAAPALWRYVNQQLNIAVEKGWLQQ